The DNA sequence ATATCCGGATTATCCAGTAGTTCTTCTTTAGCGTATAAGCCGTGCTTGCGGATAGATGGAAGAACTTCTGATGTAACCCATCTTTTAAACGCCTTTGCGTTTTGTAGCTTACTTGATAAGATAAGGGAATATAGTCCGCTTTCGTTGATGACAGTCAGCTCTTGACTTCCTCCAAGGGTGTCACATTTCGTTACCCCCTTATCCTCATCATCTATGTGGTCGCCTATCGCTTTTCTTGGATTACTGTATCCCAGTACCTCCGCCACATCTTTACCCACGAACCAAGGTTCACTATCAATTTCCACCGTTCGGATTTCTCCAAACTCGCTGTTTTTAAAAATCTTTAATCTATTCAATAAAATCACCTCCTAATCTGTGCAGCTCTTTTTAATTCTTATGTTCTCGATCGGCATTTTGTAAATCTCAGATAATTTTTCAAGTTGAAATGCCGGTATTGCTACTTTGCCTTTTTCCCAATTCAGGATTGTTTGCTGTCCTACTTTTAATTTCATAGCTACTTCCCTTTGGCTAAGCTCTGCATTCACTCTTGCCGCCGCCAAGGATATTTTTAATTCACTTATAAAATCACCTCCTAAAATTCTCTTTATATATTTACTTTGCTCCTAACCACCTTTAAACTGTCCTCACAGGCTCTGCCAAGCCTGAGGTTAAAGAAAGGAGGTTTTAATGGACGATCGATTTTTTGAATCTTGGAATCAAGAGATGAAAGACGACATAATGTATTCAGCTCTCGATGAATCCATAAAAATAATCGAATACCTTGAAGA is a window from the Lachnoanaerobaculum umeaense genome containing:
- a CDS encoding helix-turn-helix transcriptional regulator gives rise to the protein MNAELSQREVAMKLKVGQQTILNWEKGKVAIPAFQLEKLSEIYKMPIENIRIKKSCTD